One Bradyrhizobium manausense DNA segment encodes these proteins:
- a CDS encoding RsmB/NOP family class I SAM-dependent RNA methyltransferase: MPSQRFAPPSEVPGLAARRIAADIVDGVLHKHRTLDDQLDGSGAHPGLKTLADRDRALMRRLVATILRRLGTLGHVLSRLLDKGIPSDAPRAQSALLIGAAQILWMDVPDHAAVDLSVRLVQSDRRAARYAGLVNAVLRRCAREGQALVEEVAAQSLDLPPWLLARWSAHYGEATARDMALALGHEPSLDLTVKSDAAQWASRLHGEVLSTGSVRTLLHGSVTMLPGFAEGQWWVQDAAAALPVRLFGDISGKSIADLCAAPGGKTAQLAQAGARVTAIDRSPARVARLRENLNRLSLQAETVVADAVEWAGPAEGFDGILIDAPCTSTGTIRRHPDVAWLRQESDVAAMTVLQQRLLKKSVSLLKSGGTLVYCTCSLEPEEGEQAVATLLAAEPALRRMPIETGEVSGLSETITADGDLRTLPSHLPHADPKLGGLDGFFAARLVKS, encoded by the coding sequence ATGCCATCTCAACGTTTTGCCCCTCCATCCGAAGTGCCTGGTCTCGCGGCGCGGCGGATTGCTGCCGACATCGTCGACGGCGTCCTGCACAAGCACCGCACACTTGACGACCAGCTCGACGGCTCCGGCGCCCATCCTGGACTGAAGACGCTCGCGGATCGAGACCGCGCACTGATGCGGCGCCTGGTCGCGACCATCCTGCGGCGCCTCGGCACGCTCGGCCACGTGCTGTCGCGCCTGCTCGACAAGGGCATCCCATCCGACGCGCCGCGGGCGCAGAGCGCGCTTCTGATCGGCGCCGCCCAGATCCTCTGGATGGACGTGCCCGATCACGCCGCCGTCGATCTCTCCGTGCGCCTGGTGCAATCCGACCGGCGCGCCGCGCGCTATGCCGGCCTCGTCAATGCCGTGCTGCGCCGCTGCGCGCGCGAGGGCCAGGCGCTGGTCGAGGAGGTCGCCGCGCAATCGCTGGATCTGCCGCCCTGGCTGCTGGCGCGCTGGAGCGCGCATTACGGCGAGGCGACCGCACGCGACATGGCCCTTGCGCTCGGCCACGAGCCGTCACTCGATCTCACGGTGAAGTCCGACGCCGCGCAATGGGCGAGCCGGCTGCACGGCGAAGTGCTGTCGACCGGATCGGTTCGCACACTGCTGCACGGCTCGGTGACCATGCTGCCCGGCTTTGCCGAAGGACAATGGTGGGTGCAGGACGCCGCCGCCGCGCTGCCGGTCCGGCTGTTCGGCGACATCTCAGGAAAGTCCATCGCCGATCTCTGTGCCGCCCCCGGCGGCAAGACCGCGCAATTGGCGCAGGCCGGCGCGCGCGTCACGGCGATCGACCGATCGCCCGCCCGCGTGGCGCGCCTGCGCGAAAATTTGAACCGGCTGTCGCTTCAGGCCGAGACTGTCGTAGCCGACGCCGTCGAATGGGCGGGACCGGCTGAAGGCTTCGACGGAATCCTGATCGATGCGCCCTGCACCTCGACCGGAACGATCCGTCGGCACCCCGATGTCGCGTGGTTGAGACAGGAGTCCGACGTCGCCGCGATGACCGTTCTCCAGCAGCGACTGCTCAAGAAATCCGTCTCGCTGCTCAAATCGGGCGGGACGCTGGTCTACTGCACCTGTTCGCTGGAACCCGAAGAAGGCGAGCAGGCCGTCGCTACACTCCTGGCGGCCGAGCCTGCGCTTCGCCGCATGCCGATCGAGACCGGCGAGGTCTCCGGGCTCAGTGAGACCATCACGGCCGACGGCGATCTCCGGACCCTGCCGAGCCACCTGCCGCACGCCGACCCGAAGCTCGGCGGGCTCGACGGGTTTTTCGCGGCCCGGCTCGTTAAATCCTGA
- a CDS encoding DUF1674 domain-containing protein — MNDQPPASNRKPLPPAAQRALAEAQARRQAAAAHAAAAPKELQGPKGPEPTRYGDWERKGIASDF, encoded by the coding sequence ATGAATGACCAACCTCCTGCTTCGAACCGCAAGCCCTTGCCACCGGCGGCCCAGCGCGCGCTGGCCGAAGCCCAGGCACGCCGGCAAGCCGCCGCGGCGCATGCGGCGGCCGCGCCGAAGGAATTGCAGGGGCCGAAGGGGCCCGAGCCCACGCGCTACGGCGATTGGGAGCGCAAGGGCATCGCCTCGGATTTCTGA
- a CDS encoding thermonuclease family protein, producing MSRFDPGNFYRPQYGGSPFGRRFSGLLPWMFVVGIVTAIVLTFRHGTNWPVPYRADERAQDAEIILQQSGSSDIRLPIDVVRTIDGDTFLARVHQRDGRDLVARIRLRGIDAPEMKASCRNELDRAEAATEALRNLLGQGGVTIYNLGSEKYGRVLADVATRRTTNVSAAMLAGGYARSYNGGHRDGWCARGWRFW from the coding sequence ATGTCGCGCTTCGACCCAGGCAACTTCTATCGGCCTCAGTACGGCGGCTCGCCGTTTGGCCGTCGCTTCTCCGGACTTTTGCCGTGGATGTTTGTGGTCGGCATTGTAACGGCGATCGTGCTCACGTTCAGGCACGGGACCAACTGGCCGGTTCCGTATCGGGCCGATGAACGCGCACAGGATGCCGAGATCATCCTGCAGCAATCCGGCAGTTCCGATATTCGCCTGCCGATCGATGTTGTCCGCACCATCGATGGCGACACTTTCCTTGCGCGCGTGCATCAACGCGACGGACGCGATCTCGTCGCGCGGATTCGCCTGCGCGGCATCGATGCACCCGAGATGAAGGCGTCTTGTCGGAACGAGCTGGACAGGGCGGAAGCCGCCACCGAGGCGCTGCGCAATCTGCTCGGCCAGGGCGGCGTCACCATCTACAATCTCGGCTCGGAAAAATACGGGCGCGTTCTTGCCGATGTCGCGACCAGGCGCACCACCAACGTGTCGGCCGCGATGCTCGCGGGCGGTTACGCGCGCAGCTACAATGGCGGCCATCGCGACGGCTGGTGTGCGCGAGGCTGGCGCTTCTGGTGA
- a CDS encoding L,D-transpeptidase produces the protein MSMRIAVALAATIGAGVVMSTAAEARPEMVGAHLADYSPGTIVVKTNERRLYLILDDGHAMRYPVGVGKSGKQWAGTTRIDGKYRNPAWSPPAEVKRDKPSIPDVIPGGSPRNPMGVAAMTLAGGEYAIHGTNVPGSVGGFVSYGCIRMLNDDITDLYSRVSVGTTVVVTR, from the coding sequence ATGTCGATGAGGATTGCCGTGGCGCTGGCCGCCACCATCGGGGCAGGGGTCGTGATGTCGACGGCGGCAGAGGCGCGGCCGGAAATGGTGGGCGCCCACCTGGCCGACTATTCCCCCGGCACCATCGTGGTCAAGACCAACGAACGCCGGCTCTATCTCATCCTCGATGACGGCCACGCCATGCGCTATCCGGTCGGCGTCGGCAAATCCGGCAAGCAGTGGGCCGGCACCACCCGCATCGACGGCAAATATCGCAACCCGGCCTGGTCGCCGCCCGCCGAAGTAAAGCGTGACAAGCCGAGCATCCCCGACGTCATTCCTGGCGGCTCGCCGCGCAACCCGATGGGCGTTGCAGCGATGACGCTGGCCGGCGGCGAATACGCCATCCACGGCACCAACGTGCCGGGCTCCGTTGGCGGCTTCGTCTCCTATGGCTGCATTCGCATGCTCAACGACGACATCACCGATCTCTACAGCCGCGTCTCGGTCGGCACGACGGTGGTCGTGACGCGCTGA